In one Diabrotica virgifera virgifera chromosome 5, PGI_DIABVI_V3a genomic region, the following are encoded:
- the LOC126884951 gene encoding uncharacterized protein LOC126884951 codes for MSALKYHKSNRYCSVPQCQSRSSEDISLFLFPKLKKLQKRWTDVLKIGKKVSPYMYVCSLHFLSSDLILPDVPTKRKRLKKNAIPSQNLPQSSVITKTNNPALAQIRMDRIQRRNMQREIMLESSARNHPSTSTMVPEPEQIPIELEEVDTKIIDADVARCCRCRLQCLTNDVEIQTTEMEFRLQNFSLLDLLSSNKLLNAFTGIPTFQLLNDIAKCVEVAEGFSYNSKIPVLHRVVLTMIKLKLNISFLCISAFFSLSNTGCRNYFKKTLISLKTVLQYVIRFPEKEEILGSLPKCFAKYKNTRVVLDCTEIVIEKFKCLKCRIRSYSHYKGNNTVKFLIGTTPSGMISVISKGYGGRTSDKAILVQSKLLEKCIPNEDALMVDKGFQIEAECAQHKIGLIRPPFLKKKAQLSHLEAVETASIAAARVHIERSIQRIKLFKVFKGPIGQNLLPYVDDMMVIVAAVVNLTNPILHEDKFIHSC; via the exons ATGAGTGCATTAAAATATCAtaaatcaaatcggtattgttctGTTCCTCAGTGCCAATCAAGATCATCGGAAGATATTTCCCTGTTTCTCTTTCCTAAGCTGAAAAAGTTGCAGAAAAGATGGACTGATGTTTTAAAGATCGGAAAGAAGGTATCACCATATATGTACGTTTGCAGTCTACATTTCCTTAGCAGCGACTTAATTTTGCCAG ATGTACCAACAAAGAGAAAAAGGCTGAAGAAAAATGCTATACCGTCCCAAAATTTACCTCAAAGCTCTGTCATCACAAAAACGAATAACCCTGCTTTGGCACAAATTAGGATGGACAGAATCCAAAGAAGAAATATGCAGAG GGAGATAATGTTGGAAAGTTCTGCTAGAAATCATCCAAGCACCTCAACAATGGTACCAGAACCAGAACAAATTCCAATAGAATTGGAGGAAGTTGATACAAAAATAATAGATGCAGATGTTGCAAGATGTTGCAGATGTAGATTGCAATGTTTAACCAATGATGTTGAAATTCAGACAACAGAAATGGAATTTAGATTACAAAATTTCAGTTTGCTAGACTTGCTCAGTAGCAATAAACTCTTAAACGCATTTACTGGTATTCCAACTTTTCAGCTATTAAATGATATTGCTAAGTGTGTTGAAGTAGCTGAAGGTTTTTCATACAATAGTAAAATACCAGTGCTTCATCGTGTTGTGCTGACAATGATAAAGCTCAAACTGAATATTTCTTTTCTGTGCATTTCAGCATTTTTTAGTTTAAGTAATACAGGTTgtagaaattattttaaaaaaacgttAATATCTTTAAAAACAGTTCTGCAGTATGTCATTCGTTTTCCTGAGAAAGAGGAAATATTAGGCAGTTTACCTAAGTGTTTTGCAAAATACAAGAACACTAGAGTAGTACTTGACTGCACTGAAATTGTCATTGAAAAATTCAAGTGTCTGAAGTGTCGCATCAGAAGTTATTCCCATTATAAAGGAAATAATACGgtaaaatttttaattggaaCTACTCCTTCTGGTATGATTTCCGTCATCAGTAAAGGTTATGGGGGTCGAACTTCAGATAAAGCAATTTTAGTGCAGTCAAAGTTACTAGAAAAATGTATACCAAATGAGGATGCACTTATGGTGGATAAAGGTTTTCAAATTGAAGCAGAGTGTGCACAACATAAAATAGGGTTGATAAGACCACCATTTTTGAAAAAGAAGGCTCAGCTGTCCCATTTAGAAGCTGTTGAAACTGCTAGTATTGCAGCTGCTAGGGTCCATATTGAACGCTCTATTCAGAGAATCAAGCTATTTAAGGTTTTTAAGGGCCCCATTGGTCAAAATTTATTGCCATATGTTGATGATATGATGGTTATTGTTGCTGCAGTTGTAAATTTAACCAACCCAATTTTACATGAAGATAAATTTATTCATTCTTGTtaa
- the LOC114326897 gene encoding uncharacterized protein LOC114326897 isoform X2: protein MEISVSDIVEYCGDSKRPLIEGEAVFDANHIFVCGIKSKSTTTVEIFALCLQSSKIHDQPHEIDIKVSGEGTQKTIKCACTCKAGAGQKCKHIIAVLLYVHREKITNLDDLGCTDLQQKWGKLKTHSKELYKDEPMENFCHVKKTEDSVNKSGPSKEVLQACALNLIKAHPTSEACLHLKRRNAFSNEYVADDLLQASLIHAVINVDVNCSSSFQKMPHLSEEEQVFYKKNILLSIEDAVDLCSKTLGQSNELWKHQRKLRITGSICYNLYTFHKNRHNDSEWFEKINKILYSSFTGNQATLYGVKTEHLAKEKYSAIFNNKIENVGLVVNPKLPWLGFSPDGIVYKDCLIEIKCPVIGQKITAAEAAKTMKCFAGEFPQEFHLKSSHQYYGQIQLGMFLLNLSKCHFCVYSSFDDSISVIEIPYDEEFVGEMINALKLVYFKYFLPTVIKYIQ, encoded by the exons ATGGAAATAAGCGTTAGTGACATTGTTGAGTATTGTGGTGATTCAAAGAGACCACTAATTGAAGGGGAAGCAGTTTTCGACGCCAACCACATATTTGTTTGTGGCATTAAATCCAAATCCACCACTACAGTTGAGATATTTGCTCTTTGTTTGCAAAGTAGTAAAATCCATGATCAACCCCACGAAATAGACATTAAAGTGAGTGGTGAAGGTacacaaaaaacaataaaatgtgCTTGTACCTGTAAAGCAGGAGCAGGACAAAAATGCAAACACATTATTGCAGTATTATTATATGTGCACAG GGAGAAAATAACAAATTTAGATGATTTGGGTTGTACGGATTTGCAACAAAAGTGGGGCAAATTGAAAACACATTCAAAAGAACTATACAAGGATGAACCTATGGAAAACTTTTGCCATGTAAAAAAAACAGAAGATTCTGTCAACAAAAGTGGTCCAAGCAAAGAAGTTTTGCAAGCTTGTGCTCTGAATTTAATAAAAG cTCATCCAACTTCAGAAGCTTGCCTTCATTTGAAAAGAAGAAATGCATTTTCCAATGAGTATGTAGCAGATGATCTACTGCAAGCATCACTAATTCATGCTGTTATTAATGTGGATGtaaattgttcttcttctttccaAAAGATGCCACATCTCAGCGAAGAAGaacaagtattttataaaaaaaatatacttttgtCAATAGAAGATGCTGTTGATTTGTGCAGCAAAACGTTAGGCCAATCCAATGAATTATGGAAACATCAGAGGAAATTAAGAATAACAGGGTCCATATGTTATAATTTGTACACGTTCCACAAAAACAGGCACAATGATAGTGAATGgttcgaaaaaataaataaaattttatactcGTCTTTTACAGGAAACCAAGCAACATTATATGGTGTAAAAACTGAACATTTGGCAAAAGAAAAATATTCAgccatttttaacaacaaaattgaaaatgtggGGCTTGTTGTAAACCCAAAACTACCGTGGCTTGGTTTTAGTCCTGATGGCATTGTGTACAAGGACTGCCTTATAGAAATTAAGTGTCCTGTAATAGGACAAAAGATAACTGCTGCAGAGGCTGCTAAAACTATGAAATGTTTTGCAGGAGAATTTCCACAAGAATTTCATTTGAAATCGAGTCACCAATATTATGGGCAAATCCAGCTTGGAATGTTCTTACTGAATTTATCAAAATGTCATTTTTGTGTGTACTCATCGTTTGATGACAGTATTTCTGTTATAGAAATACCATATGACGAAGAATTTGTAGGTGAAATGATAAATGCCTTAAAGCtagtatattttaaatattttttaccaacagtgATTAAATATATACAATAA
- the LOC114326897 gene encoding uncharacterized protein LOC114326897 isoform X1, which produces MEISVSDIVEYCGDSKRPLIEGEAVFDANHIFVCGIKSKSTTTVEIFALCLQSSKIHDQPHEIDIKVSGEGTQKTIKCACTCKAGAGQKCKHIIAVLLYVHREKITNLDDLGCTDLQQKWGKLKTHSKELYKDEPMENFCHVKKTEDSVNKSGPSKEVLQACALNLIKGLLHFWCVILFSINIFFTAHPTSEACLHLKRRNAFSNEYVADDLLQASLIHAVINVDVNCSSSFQKMPHLSEEEQVFYKKNILLSIEDAVDLCSKTLGQSNELWKHQRKLRITGSICYNLYTFHKNRHNDSEWFEKINKILYSSFTGNQATLYGVKTEHLAKEKYSAIFNNKIENVGLVVNPKLPWLGFSPDGIVYKDCLIEIKCPVIGQKITAAEAAKTMKCFAGEFPQEFHLKSSHQYYGQIQLGMFLLNLSKCHFCVYSSFDDSISVIEIPYDEEFVGEMINALKLVYFKYFLPTVIKYIQ; this is translated from the exons ATGGAAATAAGCGTTAGTGACATTGTTGAGTATTGTGGTGATTCAAAGAGACCACTAATTGAAGGGGAAGCAGTTTTCGACGCCAACCACATATTTGTTTGTGGCATTAAATCCAAATCCACCACTACAGTTGAGATATTTGCTCTTTGTTTGCAAAGTAGTAAAATCCATGATCAACCCCACGAAATAGACATTAAAGTGAGTGGTGAAGGTacacaaaaaacaataaaatgtgCTTGTACCTGTAAAGCAGGAGCAGGACAAAAATGCAAACACATTATTGCAGTATTATTATATGTGCACAG GGAGAAAATAACAAATTTAGATGATTTGGGTTGTACGGATTTGCAACAAAAGTGGGGCAAATTGAAAACACATTCAAAAGAACTATACAAGGATGAACCTATGGAAAACTTTTGCCATGTAAAAAAAACAGAAGATTCTGTCAACAAAAGTGGTCCAAGCAAAGAAGTTTTGCAAGCTTGTGCTCTGAATTTAATAAAAGGTTTGTTGCATTTTTGGTGTGTAATcttattttcaataaatattttttttacagcTCATCCAACTTCAGAAGCTTGCCTTCATTTGAAAAGAAGAAATGCATTTTCCAATGAGTATGTAGCAGATGATCTACTGCAAGCATCACTAATTCATGCTGTTATTAATGTGGATGtaaattgttcttcttctttccaAAAGATGCCACATCTCAGCGAAGAAGaacaagtattttataaaaaaaatatacttttgtCAATAGAAGATGCTGTTGATTTGTGCAGCAAAACGTTAGGCCAATCCAATGAATTATGGAAACATCAGAGGAAATTAAGAATAACAGGGTCCATATGTTATAATTTGTACACGTTCCACAAAAACAGGCACAATGATAGTGAATGgttcgaaaaaataaataaaattttatactcGTCTTTTACAGGAAACCAAGCAACATTATATGGTGTAAAAACTGAACATTTGGCAAAAGAAAAATATTCAgccatttttaacaacaaaattgaaaatgtggGGCTTGTTGTAAACCCAAAACTACCGTGGCTTGGTTTTAGTCCTGATGGCATTGTGTACAAGGACTGCCTTATAGAAATTAAGTGTCCTGTAATAGGACAAAAGATAACTGCTGCAGAGGCTGCTAAAACTATGAAATGTTTTGCAGGAGAATTTCCACAAGAATTTCATTTGAAATCGAGTCACCAATATTATGGGCAAATCCAGCTTGGAATGTTCTTACTGAATTTATCAAAATGTCATTTTTGTGTGTACTCATCGTTTGATGACAGTATTTCTGTTATAGAAATACCATATGACGAAGAATTTGTAGGTGAAATGATAAATGCCTTAAAGCtagtatattttaaatattttttaccaacagtgATTAAATATATACAATAA